Proteins encoded in a region of the Methanofollis tationis genome:
- a CDS encoding chemotaxis protein CheA, protein MEEYRGLFAVESRENNEAIARALLTLEGGEDREIVDEIFRAAHTIKGASASMGFMRLEQLCHSMEDVFDLIRNGELRANAALTDLLLACTDQIDAILDAIEAGRSDDGGTIEELVSALEVWVNETSSEDLPVSGDLPSSEDDAQAPAGGPCYQVLVTLVPDSSMKDVRAMISLSNLEEIGRILSTNPDKDGIENGKFDRTFEVVLESAAGADAVRMAASGTDIQEVAVRPWTGAAENRKAEGAVPKVEHHEKSREIKNIRVDIHLLDQMMNLVEDLVINRGRLKQIAQKNQIKELDEALNMVGRSVSDLQNLMMHIRMIPLNHIFNRFPRVVRDVSQHDNKEVEFIIEGGETELDRSVMDGLNDPLLHLIRNAVDHGIELPAERKAAGKPEKGVLRLSARRDRDNVLIRIEDDGAGIDYGKVRKKAVSRGLYTAEDADALSEDDLIEVLFNPGFSTADAITDISGRGVGLDVVRSAIESLKGSIKVSSTPGKGTCFELVLPPTMAIVDVMMVRINGKRCAIPINNVVEVAMIRRDAIHRVGATRVILLRDEVLPLFTLDDMFGGSNGGDVLVVLQNGHKKCGIVSDVVEGQQEVVVKPLSSLIGICPGVSGVTIPGDGEVVPVLDVNTMI, encoded by the coding sequence ATGGAGGAATACAGGGGTCTGTTTGCCGTCGAGTCGCGGGAGAACAACGAGGCGATTGCCCGGGCTCTTCTCACCCTCGAAGGGGGCGAAGACCGTGAAATTGTTGACGAGATCTTCAGGGCCGCTCATACGATAAAAGGCGCCTCGGCCTCGATGGGGTTCATGAGGCTCGAGCAGCTCTGCCATTCGATGGAAGACGTCTTCGACCTGATCAGGAACGGTGAACTGCGGGCGAACGCCGCTCTCACCGATCTGCTGCTGGCCTGCACCGACCAGATCGATGCGATCCTCGATGCCATTGAGGCGGGCAGAAGCGACGACGGGGGGACCATCGAGGAACTCGTCTCGGCACTGGAAGTCTGGGTCAACGAGACGTCGTCTGAAGACCTGCCGGTCTCGGGCGACCTGCCCTCATCTGAGGACGATGCTCAGGCTCCTGCCGGGGGCCCCTGCTACCAGGTCCTTGTCACGCTCGTCCCCGACTCATCGATGAAAGATGTCAGGGCGATGATCTCACTCTCGAACCTCGAAGAGATCGGCCGCATCCTCTCGACAAACCCGGACAAAGACGGGATCGAGAACGGAAAATTCGACCGCACCTTCGAGGTGGTCCTCGAAAGCGCCGCCGGGGCCGATGCGGTCAGGATGGCGGCATCAGGCACCGACATCCAGGAGGTCGCCGTCAGGCCCTGGACCGGCGCGGCAGAGAACCGGAAGGCCGAGGGCGCGGTGCCGAAGGTCGAACACCATGAAAAGAGCCGGGAGATCAAAAACATCAGGGTCGACATTCACCTCCTCGACCAGATGATGAACCTGGTGGAGGACCTCGTCATCAACCGCGGCCGCCTGAAGCAGATTGCACAGAAAAATCAGATCAAGGAACTCGATGAAGCCCTCAATATGGTCGGGAGATCGGTCTCGGATCTCCAGAACCTGATGATGCATATCAGGATGATCCCCCTCAACCACATCTTCAACAGGTTCCCCCGCGTCGTCAGGGACGTCTCCCAGCACGACAACAAAGAGGTGGAGTTCATCATCGAGGGGGGCGAGACCGAACTCGACCGGAGCGTCATGGACGGCCTCAACGACCCGCTCCTCCACCTGATCAGGAACGCCGTCGACCACGGGATCGAGCTCCCTGCCGAGCGAAAAGCGGCGGGAAAACCCGAGAAAGGTGTGCTCCGTCTCTCGGCACGGCGCGACCGGGACAACGTCCTCATCAGGATCGAGGACGACGGCGCCGGGATCGATTACGGGAAGGTCAGGAAAAAAGCCGTTTCTCGGGGTCTGTACACCGCGGAGGACGCCGACGCCCTCAGCGAGGACGACCTCATCGAGGTGCTCTTCAACCCGGGCTTCTCGACCGCCGACGCCATCACCGACATCAGCGGCCGCGGCGTCGGGCTGGACGTCGTCAGGTCGGCGATCGAATCCCTGAAAGGCTCGATCAAGGTCTCGTCGACGCCGGGAAAGGGCACCTGTTTTGAACTCGTCCTGCCCCCCACCATGGCGATCGTCGACGTGATGATGGTCAGGATCAACGGCAAACGGTGTGCGATCCCGATCAACAACGTGGTCGAGGTCGCCATGATCAGAAGGGACGCCATCCACCGGGTGGGGGCCACCCGGGTGATCCTCCTGAGGGACGAGGTGCTGCCCCTTTTTACGCTGGACGATATGTTCGGCGGTTCGAACGGTGGCGACGTCCTTGTCGTGCTCCAGAACGGGCATAAGAAGTGCGGTATCGTCTCTGATGTGGTCGAGGGCCAGCAGGAGGTTGTGGTCAAACCGCTCAGTTCTCTCATCGGGATCTGTCCGGGTGTGAGCGGCGTCACCATTCCCGGCGACGGCGAAGTGGTCCCGGTTCTTGATGTAAACACGATGATCTAA
- a CDS encoding chemotaxis protein CheC, translated as MKLTDIQSDALGELGNIGAAHAATTLSQMLMTQIDMDVPKISIIDIAECYRCIGEERAALVAFGIKGEVKGEGFIVLYMPQTSAIRLTNTMLGMTEMDREMNEMDQSAIIEIGNIMVSAFLDATAELLGIVMLPSPPSLCMDMAHAGIEAVIAEVAVKTNDVVIFKTNLTSDQYSIDGALLMFPDPDLISEILGLLDALTAQTPV; from the coding sequence ATGAAATTAACAGATATCCAGTCGGACGCACTTGGCGAACTCGGCAATATTGGTGCAGCGCACGCAGCAACGACACTTTCGCAGATGTTGATGACCCAGATCGATATGGACGTCCCGAAAATTTCCATCATCGATATCGCCGAATGCTACCGCTGTATCGGGGAAGAGCGTGCTGCGCTTGTCGCTTTCGGCATCAAGGGTGAAGTAAAGGGCGAGGGTTTTATCGTCCTGTATATGCCGCAGACCTCGGCGATACGCCTCACCAACACGATGCTCGGCATGACCGAGATGGACCGCGAGATGAACGAGATGGACCAGAGCGCCATCATCGAGATCGGCAACATCATGGTCTCCGCCTTCCTCGACGCCACCGCGGAACTCCTCGGTATCGTGATGCTCCCCTCCCCGCCATCCCTCTGCATGGACATGGCCCATGCCGGGATCGAGGCCGTCATTGCCGAAGTGGCGGTCAAGACCAACGATGTCGTCATCTTTAAAACGAACCTGACCAGCGACCAGTACTCGATCGACGGGGCGCTCCTGATGTTCCCTGACCCTGACCTGATCTCTGAAATCCTCGGCCTCCTTGACGCACTCACGGCACAGACCCCGGTTTGA
- a CDS encoding chemotaxis protein CheD, whose product MVEFRPLGMNARFIGIGDYYVGRDPMTTIGLGSCVALVLHNERFAVGAMAHIMLPESKGQVECPGKFADTAVTALLHEIGNYGSRNGSLCAVLIGGANMFWFNDNHLNIGDRNIDAVRRRLREERVSIRAEDVGGRIGRSVVYDPQNHGKITIRRADGSCTDL is encoded by the coding sequence ATGGTGGAGTTTCGACCGCTTGGCATGAATGCACGCTTTATCGGGATCGGCGACTACTATGTGGGCCGCGACCCGATGACGACGATCGGGCTTGGATCGTGTGTGGCGCTGGTCCTCCACAACGAGCGCTTCGCCGTCGGAGCGATGGCCCATATCATGCTCCCTGAGAGCAAAGGCCAGGTCGAATGCCCGGGAAAATTCGCCGATACCGCCGTGACCGCGCTTCTTCACGAGATCGGAAACTACGGATCGCGCAACGGCAGTCTCTGTGCGGTACTGATCGGCGGTGCGAATATGTTCTGGTTCAACGACAACCACTTAAACATCGGCGACCGGAACATCGATGCGGTCCGCCGGAGACTGAGAGAAGAGCGGGTCTCGATACGGGCGGAGGACGTCGGCGGGAGAATCGGGCGCTCGGTCGTGTACGACCCGCAGAACCACGGCAAGATTACGATACGGCGGGCTGACGGGTCATGCACCGATCTCTGA
- a CDS encoding ligand-binding sensor domain-containing protein, with the protein MHRSLIAIVLLLAALSPASASIVLFQPGTGGIATTSFNDCASGPEGEVFFATSAGLMLYNGTWTVYQAPLKDVPGTLLSNTVLSVEFGPDGLLRVGTSMGLQRFTGSGFETVGTQAALKNPSVIALQRWDDAIWAATPNGNVHRIEGDAWQWYRPFCDGPGCYAVDDMVLDPESSVLYCVSDKDGVWAIDANQTAGFCMVADNGLPLKGYSEAETDPLGGIYLFNRESVMHYRVPDGLEHILSAGDLGLHVGWINDVSAAPDGSLWIATDYGIFCWADGAVKDHIYRAHGIWSNVIKSVYLDATGRCWFSTQSAIGYYRPENQTMVRIPIAAPGA; encoded by the coding sequence ATGCACCGATCTCTGATCGCCATCGTTCTCCTTCTGGCGGCGCTCTCGCCGGCATCTGCATCGATCGTCCTGTTTCAACCGGGAACAGGCGGGATCGCCACCACATCTTTTAACGACTGCGCGAGCGGCCCTGAAGGCGAGGTATTTTTCGCCACGTCTGCCGGGCTGATGCTCTATAACGGCACCTGGACGGTCTACCAGGCCCCTCTCAAAGACGTTCCCGGAACCCTCCTCTCGAACACCGTCCTTTCCGTGGAGTTCGGGCCGGACGGTCTGCTCCGGGTGGGCACCTCGATGGGCCTCCAGCGTTTTACCGGGTCGGGGTTTGAGACGGTCGGGACGCAGGCTGCATTGAAAAACCCCTCGGTGATCGCACTGCAGCGCTGGGACGATGCGATCTGGGCCGCAACGCCGAACGGGAATGTGCACCGGATCGAGGGAGACGCCTGGCAGTGGTACAGGCCGTTTTGCGATGGGCCAGGGTGCTATGCCGTTGACGACATGGTGCTGGACCCTGAATCCTCGGTCCTCTACTGCGTTTCCGATAAGGACGGTGTATGGGCGATCGATGCAAACCAGACCGCCGGTTTCTGCATGGTCGCCGACAACGGTCTGCCGCTGAAGGGATATAGTGAGGCAGAAACCGATCCGCTCGGCGGGATCTACCTCTTTAACCGGGAGTCGGTGATGCACTACCGGGTGCCCGATGGTCTTGAACACATCCTTTCTGCCGGGGATCTCGGCCTCCATGTCGGATGGATCAACGACGTCAGCGCCGCCCCTGACGGTTCCCTCTGGATCGCCACCGATTACGGGATCTTCTGCTGGGCCGACGGGGCAGTGAAGGATCACATCTACCGTGCGCATGGCATCTGGTCGAACGTGATCAAAAGCGTATATCTGGACGCCACAGGGCGCTGCTGGTTTTCAACCCAGTCTGCGATCGGGTATTACCGGCCTGAGAACCAGACGATGGTGCGGATCCCCATCGCCGCCCCGGGCGCCTGA
- a CDS encoding CheR family methyltransferase yields the protein MDDFTSLNRTIERVVGIRTSQYKEDYIKRRVLSRMRISGKETFEDYHRFLILDNGEKESLKNALTINVTEFFRDPDVFRAVGQKVLPDVLGTRKKIRIWCAGCATGEEAYSYAILVREYMRMNPVDATIYATDIDRVVLDRAREGVYDIKALKNLTEQQIRRYFTLREDGKYEVKPTLKEIVRFSHHDLMSGVPAARFLDLVSCRNVTIYFNEKQKKDLATLFYQALSQGGYYVMGKTEYLLRESEGLFTPVDSMQKIYGKSPAQ from the coding sequence ATGGACGATTTCACCTCGTTGAACAGGACGATCGAACGGGTTGTCGGGATCAGGACGTCCCAGTATAAGGAGGACTACATCAAGCGCCGCGTCCTCTCCCGCATGCGTATCTCGGGCAAGGAGACGTTTGAGGACTACCACCGCTTCCTCATTCTGGATAATGGGGAGAAAGAGAGCCTCAAAAACGCACTCACGATCAACGTGACGGAGTTTTTCCGGGACCCCGACGTCTTCAGGGCCGTCGGCCAGAAGGTCCTCCCGGACGTTCTGGGGACGAGGAAGAAGATACGGATCTGGTGTGCAGGGTGCGCCACCGGCGAGGAGGCCTATTCCTATGCGATCCTGGTCAGGGAATATATGCGCATGAACCCTGTCGACGCCACGATCTATGCCACCGATATCGACAGGGTCGTCCTGGACAGGGCACGGGAGGGGGTCTACGATATAAAAGCCCTTAAAAATCTCACCGAGCAGCAGATCCGCAGGTACTTTACGCTCAGGGAGGACGGGAAGTACGAGGTGAAGCCGACCCTGAAGGAGATCGTCCGCTTTTCCCACCATGACCTGATGTCGGGCGTTCCTGCAGCGCGTTTTCTGGATCTGGTCTCGTGTCGGAACGTGACCATATATTTCAATGAAAAACAGAAGAAAGATCTTGCAACTCTGTTTTATCAGGCTCTTTCGCAGGGGGGCTATTATGTGATGGGGAAGACGGAGTACCTCCTGCGGGAGAGCGAGGGGCTGTTCACCCCGGTAGATTCGATGCAGAAGATCTACGGGAAAAGCCCGGCGCAATAA
- a CDS encoding methyl-accepting chemotaxis protein, whose translation MTEKLGRKALFAAPAALNGNGFEKAAEVPGRELEIAEIAAVLQDAIAGGSPAGIDPEIYPAGLRDLAEAVNRAARAIHEHRAAQAGQQIVFAENPMAMVMVDSDLNTLDLNQAYCDLIGDSRERLLAGTGRKAEIKLLSGDKTEVLFSKGRKTRSVLQIVVGNAKKILEQYGIPMPDETGEVTRALFVFNDITEVREKEQELKEEQARIGELQSRSQTIVDQNPMPILLLDADFTITSSNEAYATMSGIALERLKGMSARSFRILEQRGEGLKQAVQLKKRCYGEVTVDLPSGVHILEQYGIPFVSEDGNLESLLVVYNDITEERKKEEELKEEMDTVQQLQRRSQVIVEQNPMPILLLDPSFTVTSANEAYTSMSGIRLERLVGMNARSFTIVEQKGEGLKQAVQLKKRCYGEVTVELPSGIHILEQYGIPFISEDGNLESLLVVYNDITKRREKEDEIKRILAEVEARGKKLEENAAELGAVMEIVAQGDLSQEARIGKDDLLATVKRDYNSSIQRFKETIEEVNSVASIVEKNARETSRGAADIGKATEQVALATQQSSEATRNLLSNIESVTRGISDLSASIEEIASTTQEVMKKAVNSSQEGAAGAEIGKVAYNKMESVGTISEQTVADIVHLNAQMHEITKIVKLINEISNQTNLLALNAAIEAARAGEHGRGFAVVAGEIRNLAGDSRKASQHIEELIAAIQKESEKTADSMRSSHKEIREGIDSVKQAINALTKISADINDAANAITEITRATEDQAHATNNVMDMMEQAASRTKENLARVEDMAALAEEVSASTQEVGSAAHELASLSADLKRKMDMFKLN comes from the coding sequence ATGACAGAGAAACTGGGCAGAAAGGCATTGTTCGCCGCCCCTGCGGCACTGAACGGGAATGGTTTTGAGAAGGCTGCAGAGGTGCCGGGAAGAGAGTTGGAGATCGCAGAAATTGCGGCAGTTTTGCAGGACGCCATTGCAGGCGGCAGTCCGGCCGGGATCGATCCCGAGATCTATCCGGCCGGCCTCAGGGACCTGGCCGAAGCGGTCAACCGTGCCGCGAGGGCGATCCACGAACACCGGGCAGCGCAGGCCGGGCAGCAGATCGTCTTTGCCGAGAACCCGATGGCGATGGTGATGGTGGACAGCGACCTGAACACCCTCGATCTCAACCAGGCGTATTGCGACCTGATCGGAGACTCCCGTGAACGCCTCCTCGCCGGGACCGGGAGAAAGGCAGAGATCAAACTGCTCTCAGGGGACAAAACAGAGGTTTTATTCTCAAAAGGCAGAAAAACCCGGAGCGTGCTCCAGATCGTCGTCGGCAATGCGAAGAAGATCCTCGAGCAGTACGGCATTCCGATGCCTGACGAGACCGGGGAAGTCACCCGGGCACTGTTCGTCTTCAACGACATCACCGAGGTGCGGGAAAAAGAGCAGGAGTTAAAAGAGGAACAGGCCAGGATCGGCGAACTGCAGAGCCGCTCCCAGACCATCGTGGACCAGAACCCGATGCCCATCCTCCTCCTCGACGCCGATTTCACCATCACCTCTTCAAACGAGGCCTATGCCACGATGTCGGGGATCGCCCTCGAACGTCTGAAGGGCATGAGCGCTCGGTCCTTCAGGATCCTCGAACAGCGGGGTGAGGGGCTCAAGCAGGCGGTCCAGCTCAAGAAGCGCTGCTATGGCGAGGTGACCGTCGATCTCCCGTCAGGGGTCCACATCCTCGAGCAGTACGGCATCCCCTTCGTCTCCGAAGACGGAAACCTGGAGAGCCTCCTTGTCGTCTATAACGACATCACCGAGGAGCGGAAGAAGGAGGAGGAACTCAAAGAGGAGATGGACACAGTCCAGCAGCTCCAGCGCCGCTCCCAGGTCATCGTGGAACAGAACCCGATGCCCATCCTCCTTCTCGATCCCTCTTTCACGGTCACCTCTGCAAACGAGGCCTATACCTCGATGTCAGGGATCAGGCTCGAACGCCTGGTGGGCATGAACGCACGCTCCTTCACGATCGTCGAGCAGAAAGGTGAGGGGCTCAAACAGGCGGTCCAGCTGAAAAAACGCTGCTACGGAGAGGTGACCGTCGAGCTCCCTTCGGGGATCCATATCCTCGAACAGTACGGCATCCCGTTCATCTCCGAAGACGGAAATCTGGAGAGCCTCCTTGTCGTCTATAACGATATCACAAAGAGGCGGGAAAAGGAGGACGAGATCAAGCGTATCCTGGCGGAAGTTGAGGCGAGAGGGAAAAAACTCGAAGAAAACGCCGCCGAACTGGGAGCCGTGATGGAGATTGTGGCGCAGGGCGATCTTTCGCAGGAGGCCAGGATCGGAAAAGACGACCTGCTTGCAACGGTGAAGAGGGACTATAACAGTTCTATCCAGAGGTTTAAGGAGACGATCGAGGAGGTAAACAGCGTGGCCTCAATCGTCGAGAAAAATGCGCGGGAGACCAGCAGAGGAGCCGCCGATATCGGAAAGGCAACAGAGCAGGTCGCTCTTGCAACCCAGCAGTCCTCCGAGGCGACCCGCAACCTTCTCAGCAACATCGAATCGGTGACACGAGGGATCTCCGACCTTTCGGCGTCGATCGAGGAGATCGCCAGCACGACACAGGAAGTGATGAAGAAAGCGGTCAATTCATCGCAGGAGGGTGCTGCAGGTGCTGAGATCGGGAAGGTTGCCTATAATAAGATGGAGTCGGTCGGCACCATCTCAGAGCAGACGGTGGCGGATATTGTGCACCTGAACGCCCAGATGCACGAGATCACCAAGATCGTCAAACTCATCAACGAGATCTCGAACCAGACCAATCTGCTCGCCCTGAATGCGGCCATCGAGGCGGCGCGTGCGGGCGAACACGGGCGGGGCTTCGCCGTCGTCGCCGGCGAGATCAGGAACCTTGCAGGAGATTCACGGAAGGCAAGCCAGCATATCGAAGAACTGATCGCGGCGATCCAGAAAGAGAGCGAGAAGACCGCCGATTCGATGCGTTCCTCCCACAAGGAGATCCGGGAGGGGATCGACAGCGTCAAACAGGCGATCAATGCCCTGACCAAGATCAGCGCCGATATCAACGACGCCGCAAACGCGATCACCGAGATCACGCGGGCCACCGAGGACCAGGCACATGCGACCAATAATGTGATGGATATGATGGAACAGGCAGCCTCCAGGACGAAGGAGAACCTTGCGCGGGTCGAAGACATGGCCGCCCTCGCCGAGGAGGTCAGCGCCTCGACGCAGGAGGTCGGGAGTGCCGCACACGAACTCGCCAGCCTTTCCGCCGATCTGAAGCGCAAGATGGACATGTTTAAACTAAACTGA
- a CDS encoding ParA family protein has translation MFIIFHVKFTYQGETITRIAFAHHKGGTGKTSSCLNIAGYLQKSGERVLVVDCDPQANATSGLGVSPTGLETSIYDLFMSRFEGFPEVSIRDLVVRTASGIDLVPSTLDLVGAEPYLYQSEGRATVLRDALDEISPEYDVVLIDTPPSMGQFVINGLVAADHTIVNLDQGIFALEGIETMNAIFQDIRENVGGDVRAEIAIMSQESPVQGQRAGLIDAILGLLSQREKRIEPEAIDERLSASFMMVETVPFSAEVPAAQRKGLPISHYAPDCPAGQAYRKIASTVGHWKK, from the coding sequence ATCTTTATAATCTTTCATGTAAAATTCACATATCAGGGTGAGACCATAACGCGTATTGCATTTGCCCATCACAAGGGGGGAACAGGAAAGACATCGTCCTGTCTTAATATTGCAGGCTATCTTCAAAAGTCCGGAGAACGCGTCCTGGTCGTGGACTGCGATCCCCAGGCAAATGCAACCTCGGGTCTTGGCGTCAGCCCGACCGGCCTGGAGACCAGCATCTATGACCTCTTTATGAGCAGGTTCGAAGGGTTTCCAGAAGTATCCATCAGGGATCTGGTCGTCAGGACGGCATCCGGGATCGACCTTGTGCCCTCCACCCTGGACCTTGTCGGTGCCGAACCCTATCTCTACCAGTCTGAAGGCCGGGCAACTGTTCTGAGAGATGCGCTCGATGAAATCTCTCCTGAGTATGATGTGGTCCTGATAGATACTCCCCCGAGCATGGGTCAGTTTGTGATCAACGGTCTCGTGGCGGCGGATCACACGATAGTAAACCTTGACCAGGGCATCTTCGCCCTCGAAGGGATCGAGACGATGAACGCCATCTTCCAGGACATCCGCGAGAACGTCGGCGGGGATGTCAGGGCAGAGATTGCAATCATGAGCCAGGAAAGCCCTGTGCAGGGGCAGAGAGCGGGGCTTATCGACGCAATTCTCGGGCTCCTATCTCAGCGGGAAAAGAGGATAGAGCCGGAGGCGATCGATGAGCGCCTCTCGGCGTCATTTATGATGGTTGAAACAGTGCCCTTCTCTGCAGAGGTTCCGGCAGCACAGCGCAAGGGTCTCCCGATATCTCATTATGCACCCGACTGTCCGGCCGGTCAGGCCTACAGGAAGATTGCATCGACCGTCGGGCACTGGAAGAAATGA